From a region of the uncultured Desulfatiglans sp. genome:
- a CDS encoding exported hypothetical protein (Evidence 5 : Unknown function), which yields MKRFLILAVITCWMLPALAGAVEFLGAPVVPEAQEVTKTKKRLEILTPMSHDQIIEFYRNALANEQDIKFRDWPQATYIEDDGKLRWHSITIDKNPGPQGTTVVIMKDNWTWITGTLILRFVAVFVVLLVLFVAMNISGRIISSAVKKSESKKASA from the coding sequence ATGAAAAGGTTTCTCATTCTCGCCGTAATCACCTGCTGGATGCTGCCCGCGCTTGCGGGGGCCGTGGAGTTTCTTGGAGCCCCTGTCGTCCCGGAGGCGCAGGAAGTCACCAAGACGAAGAAGCGCCTTGAAATACTGACCCCGATGTCCCATGACCAGATCATCGAATTTTACCGGAACGCCCTGGCAAACGAACAGGACATCAAATTCCGGGACTGGCCGCAGGCCACCTATATCGAAGATGACGGAAAACTCCGCTGGCATTCGATCACCATCGACAAGAACCCCGGTCCTCAGGGAACGACGGTGGTCATCATGAAGGACAACTGGACCTGGATCACCGGAACGCTGATTCTGCGGTTCGTGGCGGTCTTCGTCGTGCTGCTCGTGCTATTCGTCGCCATGAACATCTCCGGGCGGATCATCTCGAGTGCGGTCAAGAAATCGGAGAGCAAGAAGGCATCCGCCTGA
- the pccB gene encoding Propionyl-CoA carboxylase beta chain, translating to MEIADKIKELERRNSEAELGGGLKRIEEQHARGKMTARERIAYLLDAGSFQEMDKFVVHRCHDFGMDKKKIPGDGVVTGFGRIGGRLVFVFSQDFTVFGGSLSGPFGEKVCKIMDLALKNGAPVIGLNDSGGARIQEGVISLGSYGEIFKRNVWASGVIPQISVIMGPCAGGAVYSPALTDFVVMVKKTSNMFITGPQVIKAVTSEEVTSEELGGAMTHNTRSGVAHFAEDSDQAALDRVKALLSYLPQNCRERPPAVLCHDDPQRSDKALNTVVPTNPRVPYDMKKIIVNVLDDHEFMEVQQHYARNMVVGFGRLNGEVVGVVANQPMFLAGCLDIDASMKCARFVRTCDAFNIPLITFVDVPGFLPGTAQEYGGIIKHGAKIIYAYCEATVPKITVVTRKAYGGAYDVMSSKHHGGDMNFAYPTAEIAVMGPEGAVNIIFRKEIAESDDPESTRTRLVDAYRNNFASPFKAAELGYIDQIIFPENTRPRLIQALEMLRTKREHHPERRHGNVPL from the coding sequence ATGGAGATAGCAGACAAAATCAAGGAGCTCGAGCGACGGAACTCTGAGGCCGAGTTGGGCGGCGGGCTGAAGCGCATCGAAGAACAGCACGCAAGGGGGAAAATGACCGCGAGGGAGCGCATCGCGTATCTCCTTGACGCGGGTTCCTTTCAGGAAATGGATAAATTTGTTGTCCATCGCTGCCATGATTTCGGCATGGACAAGAAAAAGATCCCCGGTGACGGCGTGGTCACAGGCTTCGGCAGGATTGGCGGCAGGCTCGTCTTTGTCTTTTCGCAGGATTTTACGGTCTTCGGAGGGTCGTTGAGCGGACCTTTCGGGGAAAAGGTCTGTAAGATCATGGACCTCGCCCTGAAAAACGGCGCTCCGGTCATCGGGCTGAACGATTCGGGCGGTGCGCGCATCCAGGAAGGGGTCATCAGCCTGGGGAGCTATGGGGAGATCTTCAAGCGCAACGTCTGGGCCTCCGGGGTGATTCCGCAGATATCCGTCATCATGGGGCCCTGCGCCGGGGGGGCCGTTTATTCGCCGGCGTTGACCGATTTCGTCGTCATGGTCAAGAAGACCAGCAATATGTTCATCACCGGGCCCCAGGTGATCAAGGCCGTGACATCCGAAGAGGTGACGTCGGAGGAGTTGGGTGGAGCCATGACCCACAACACCCGGAGCGGCGTTGCCCATTTTGCGGAAGACTCCGACCAGGCCGCCCTTGACCGTGTCAAGGCCCTGCTCTCCTACCTGCCTCAGAACTGCCGCGAACGCCCCCCTGCTGTGCTGTGCCATGACGATCCGCAGCGGTCGGACAAGGCCTTGAACACCGTTGTGCCGACCAACCCTAGGGTCCCCTACGATATGAAGAAGATCATCGTCAACGTTCTCGATGATCATGAGTTCATGGAGGTGCAGCAGCATTACGCCCGTAACATGGTGGTCGGATTTGGGCGCCTGAACGGGGAGGTCGTCGGGGTGGTGGCCAATCAGCCGATGTTTCTCGCAGGCTGCCTCGATATCGATGCATCCATGAAGTGCGCGCGTTTTGTGAGAACCTGCGACGCCTTTAACATTCCGCTTATCACCTTTGTGGACGTACCGGGTTTCCTGCCGGGCACAGCCCAGGAATACGGCGGCATCATCAAGCACGGCGCCAAGATCATCTATGCCTACTGCGAGGCGACGGTCCCGAAGATCACCGTGGTTACGCGCAAGGCCTACGGCGGTGCTTATGACGTCATGTCGAGCAAGCACCATGGCGGAGACATGAATTTCGCCTATCCCACCGCGGAAATCGCCGTCATGGGCCCGGAAGGGGCCGTCAACATCATTTTCAGAAAAGAGATCGCCGAATCCGACGACCCCGAATCCACCCGGACACGCCTCGTAGACGCTTACCGCAACAATTTCGCGAGCCCTTTCAAGGCCGCGGAACTCGGCTACATCGATCAGATCATCTTTCCCGAAAACACCCGTCCCCGTCTGATTCAAGCCCTCGAAATGCTTCGGACCAAGAGGGAGCACCACCCCGAGCGCCGTCACGGGAACGTCCCACTCTAG
- the yngHB gene encoding Biotin/lipoyl attachment protein codes for MSEVAAPMGGNVWEVKVKPGDAVNEGDEVVIIEAMKMELPVVAESSGTVKEVKCKKGDAVEAGTVLVVIE; via the coding sequence ATGAGTGAAGTAGCTGCTCCTATGGGCGGGAATGTCTGGGAAGTGAAGGTCAAACCCGGCGACGCGGTGAATGAAGGCGATGAGGTCGTGATCATCGAGGCGATGAAGATGGAGCTTCCAGTGGTCGCGGAGTCGAGCGGGACCGTGAAGGAGGTCAAGTGCAAGAAAGGCGACGCAGTCGAGGCCGGCACCGTTCTGGTGGTCATCGAATAG
- a CDS encoding hypothetical protein (Evidence 5 : Unknown function), with the protein MAPVPPPEDHRADPGMTQRALVEEPPATDRLTQPVTFSSFLSEKELFDATRNGRRGYSRPETRVT; encoded by the coding sequence ATGGCTCCCGTGCCCCCTCCTGAAGATCATCGCGCCGACCCCGGGATGACACAGCGGGCGCTGGTGGAGGAGCCCCCTGCGACAGACCGCTTGACACAGCCCGTTACTTTTTCTAGTTTCCTCTCAGAAAAAGAGCTTTTCGATGCAACGCGCAACGGCCGGCGGGGATACAGCCGGCCGGAAACGAGGGTGACATGA
- a CDS encoding putative type IV fimbrial assembly protein PilC (Evidence 3 : Putative function from multiple computational evidences), with translation MTAYRWVAETIRGKTIRGEIEAVDEKNARRQLKRRNLNPVKIKPKPRDLFENLSFLQPKVKAKDLVMFTRQFSTLLDSGLPLAQSLALLTEQTSNKTLKGTIKQVGSDVEGGLSLAEAFKKHPGIFDRLYVNLIAAGETGGVLDTILQRLAAHVEKAEKLRSTIRGAMVYPGVVGTVAVMVIAVILAFVIPVFEDLFAGMGAGLPAPTQFVVDLSRFTKDNVPSILAGIALLIAVFSRYRKTRHGRRTMDALALKLPVIGGLLRKVAIARLSRTLGTMISSGIPILDALDIAAKTSDNVILEEAINDVRAGVIEGRSISDPLSESGLFPGMVVQMIAVGEATGALDTMLEKIASFYDEEVDAAVAALTAALEPMMIVFLGGAVGGLVIAMYLPIFRMAAFIG, from the coding sequence ATGACGGCATACCGCTGGGTGGCTGAGACAATCAGGGGAAAAACGATCCGGGGGGAAATCGAGGCGGTGGATGAAAAGAACGCCCGGCGGCAGCTGAAAAGGCGCAACCTGAACCCCGTAAAGATCAAACCTAAACCCAGGGATCTGTTTGAAAACCTATCGTTCCTGCAGCCAAAGGTCAAAGCCAAGGATCTCGTGATGTTCACACGGCAGTTTTCCACCCTCCTCGATTCCGGCCTTCCCCTGGCGCAGAGCCTCGCGCTTCTGACCGAACAGACAAGCAACAAAACCCTCAAGGGCACGATCAAACAGGTCGGCAGCGATGTCGAAGGCGGCCTGAGCCTTGCCGAGGCGTTCAAAAAGCACCCCGGGATCTTCGACCGCCTCTATGTCAACCTCATAGCCGCGGGGGAAACGGGGGGCGTCCTGGACACCATCCTCCAGCGCCTGGCCGCCCACGTCGAGAAGGCCGAGAAGCTCCGCTCCACCATTCGGGGTGCCATGGTCTATCCGGGCGTGGTCGGCACCGTGGCGGTCATGGTCATCGCCGTTATTCTGGCATTCGTCATACCGGTCTTCGAAGACCTTTTCGCAGGTATGGGAGCCGGCCTCCCCGCGCCCACGCAGTTCGTCGTCGACCTGAGCCGCTTCACCAAAGACAACGTGCCGTCTATCCTGGCCGGCATCGCGCTTCTCATCGCGGTCTTCAGCCGTTATCGGAAGACCCGTCACGGACGGAGAACAATGGACGCACTGGCCCTCAAACTCCCTGTCATCGGGGGGTTGCTGCGCAAGGTCGCCATCGCCCGGCTGTCCCGGACCCTCGGCACGATGATCTCTAGCGGGATTCCGATCCTCGATGCACTCGATATCGCAGCGAAGACCTCGGACAACGTCATCCTGGAAGAGGCCATCAACGATGTGCGCGCAGGGGTCATCGAGGGAAGGAGCATCTCTGACCCTCTCTCGGAAAGCGGACTTTTCCCCGGGATGGTGGTTCAAATGATCGCTGTCGGCGAAGCGACAGGCGCCCTGGACACCATGCTCGAAAAGATCGCCTCCTTTTACGACGAGGAGGTGGATGCCGCCGTCGCCGCCCTGACCGCTGCGCTCGAGCCGATGATGATCGTCTTCCTCGGAGGCGCCGTCGGTGGACTTGTCATTGCAATGTACCTGCCGATATTCAGGATGGCAGCCTTCATAGGATAA
- a CDS encoding conserved hypothetical protein (Evidence 4 : Unknown function but conserved in other organisms), giving the protein MLSEPEIRRLLTVSRPSRYIGHEVNIVRKAPEDIEICVALAFPDVYEVGMSHLGLKILYDILNRLPWLAAERVFSPWPDMERRLRQEAAPLSTLESRRPLHSCDVLGFSVQHELCFTNILNMLDLSGIPFRAAERKAPAPLVIAGGPACFNPEPIAAFFDLIVIGDGETVTPAICDAIRDWKRSGAESKEELLHRLSAFEGVYVPAHFEPHYGPEGNLEAIEPLQAGKAFVQKAIVPDIEAIPYPEAQPLPFTELVHDRLAIEIARGCTRGCRFCQAGMIYRPVRERQPATICHIAEKALSLTGYDDLSLLSLSTGDYSCIEPLLIHLMDRREKDKISVSLPSLRIDSLSPLFMEQIKRVRKTGFTLAIEAGNERLRRIINKGLTDEDILRTAHLVYRADWNLIKLYCMIGLPFETDSDLEDTVRLAREIAAVGGKQSRRNRLNLSVSTFVPKAHTPFMWCAQIPLDESRRRLHLIQESLRRGPVKVKWNQPEMSWLEGVFSRGDRRLTRSIEAAWRKGARYDAWAEHFNPAIWREAFAETGIDPNLYTERERGLDEVLPWDHIRSGVSKAFLKQEWRRAAEALPTPDCRLGCLECGVCDHDVVDPVFAKPWSPPPIPAAPVSPARTTPARYLITYSKAGTAALLGHMEFSRAFQRALRRAHIPLRFSQGFHPLPKVTFTTALPLGTESFDETMVIETDGLLAIDQSTTELNQSLPDGITVKEIRKLDKASPIPRVKSSRYRIFFEELELRRSRLDDFSARRHFEVVKKTKKGEHVLDIRPLITTLEFSNLNQLELVILHPEGPQIRPVEVIQSVFGLTDSESARLHIQKIEQVLM; this is encoded by the coding sequence ATGCTGTCCGAACCTGAAATCCGGCGCCTGCTGACTGTCAGCCGGCCCAGCCGTTATATCGGCCACGAAGTCAATATCGTCCGAAAAGCCCCCGAAGACATCGAGATCTGCGTCGCGCTGGCCTTTCCGGACGTTTACGAAGTGGGCATGTCCCACCTCGGTCTGAAGATCCTCTATGACATCCTGAATCGGCTGCCATGGCTCGCTGCGGAGCGGGTCTTTTCCCCCTGGCCGGACATGGAACGGCGTCTCCGGCAGGAGGCGGCCCCCCTTTCGACGCTCGAATCGCGGAGGCCTCTCCACTCCTGCGATGTGCTCGGCTTCAGCGTTCAGCACGAACTCTGCTTCACCAATATTCTGAACATGCTCGATCTGTCCGGCATCCCCTTCAGGGCGGCCGAGCGCAAGGCACCCGCCCCCCTCGTCATCGCCGGAGGGCCCGCCTGTTTCAACCCCGAGCCGATTGCAGCGTTCTTCGACCTCATCGTCATCGGCGACGGTGAAACCGTCACCCCCGCGATCTGCGATGCGATCCGTGACTGGAAACGTTCGGGGGCCGAATCGAAGGAAGAGCTCTTGCACCGCCTCAGCGCCTTCGAGGGGGTCTACGTCCCGGCCCATTTCGAGCCGCATTACGGCCCTGAAGGAAATCTCGAGGCGATCGAGCCGCTGCAAGCCGGGAAGGCGTTCGTGCAAAAAGCGATCGTGCCGGACATCGAAGCGATCCCCTACCCGGAAGCGCAGCCGCTCCCTTTCACCGAGCTTGTTCATGACCGTCTCGCCATAGAAATCGCCCGCGGGTGCACACGAGGCTGCCGCTTTTGCCAGGCCGGCATGATTTACCGCCCGGTGCGCGAGAGGCAGCCGGCAACCATCTGCCACATCGCGGAAAAGGCTCTGAGCCTGACAGGCTACGACGACCTCTCGCTTCTTTCCCTCAGTACCGGTGATTACAGCTGCATCGAGCCGCTGCTCATCCACCTCATGGACCGGCGCGAGAAGGACAAGATCTCCGTCAGTCTGCCGTCCCTGCGCATAGACAGCTTGAGCCCCCTGTTCATGGAGCAGATCAAGCGGGTGCGAAAGACCGGTTTCACCCTGGCGATCGAGGCGGGCAACGAACGGCTGCGCCGGATCATCAACAAGGGCCTGACGGATGAAGACATTCTGCGGACGGCGCATCTCGTCTATCGGGCGGACTGGAACCTGATCAAACTCTACTGCATGATCGGGCTTCCGTTCGAAACAGACAGTGATCTCGAGGATACGGTGAGACTCGCGCGCGAGATCGCCGCCGTCGGCGGAAAGCAAAGCAGGCGGAACCGTCTGAACCTGAGCGTTTCGACCTTTGTCCCCAAGGCGCACACACCGTTCATGTGGTGTGCACAGATCCCGCTCGATGAAAGTCGCAGGCGCCTGCATCTCATACAGGAAAGTCTGCGCCGCGGCCCGGTCAAGGTGAAATGGAATCAGCCCGAGATGAGCTGGCTCGAAGGGGTCTTTTCCCGCGGCGACCGCCGGCTGACGCGCTCGATCGAGGCCGCGTGGCGCAAAGGCGCCCGCTACGACGCCTGGGCCGAACACTTCAACCCGGCGATCTGGCGCGAGGCCTTCGCGGAAACGGGGATCGATCCGAACCTCTACACCGAAAGGGAACGGGGTCTGGACGAAGTCCTGCCATGGGATCACATCCGGAGCGGCGTGAGCAAGGCCTTCCTGAAACAGGAATGGCGCAGGGCCGCAGAGGCCCTGCCAACCCCGGATTGCCGCTTGGGTTGCCTCGAGTGCGGGGTCTGTGACCATGATGTCGTCGATCCGGTCTTCGCCAAGCCCTGGTCGCCGCCTCCCATTCCCGCCGCCCCTGTCTCACCCGCCAGGACCACGCCTGCAAGGTACCTCATCACCTACAGCAAGGCCGGAACAGCCGCCCTGCTCGGGCACATGGAGTTCTCACGGGCCTTCCAGCGCGCCTTGAGGCGTGCGCACATCCCGCTCCGGTTCTCCCAGGGCTTTCACCCTCTGCCCAAGGTGACTTTTACCACCGCCCTCCCGCTGGGAACCGAGAGCTTCGATGAGACCATGGTCATCGAGACCGACGGTTTGCTCGCCATCGACCAGAGTACGACCGAACTCAACCAGAGTCTTCCTGACGGGATCACGGTCAAAGAGATACGGAAACTCGACAAGGCATCGCCGATCCCCAGGGTCAAAAGCAGCCGGTACCGGATCTTCTTCGAAGAACTCGAACTGCGCAGGAGCCGCCTGGATGATTTCTCAGCCCGTCGGCATTTCGAGGTTGTCAAAAAAACAAAAAAAGGCGAACATGTTCTGGACATCCGCCCTCTGATCACAACGCTCGAGTTTTCCAACCTCAACCAACTGGAACTCGTGATCCTCCACCCGGAGGGACCGCAGATACGTCCCGTGGAAGTCATCCAGTCCGTCTTCGGTCTGACCGATTCGGAATCCGCGCGCCTCCACATTCAGAAAATCGAGCAGGTTTTGATGTAA